In the genome of Pseudonocardia cypriaca, the window CTGCTGCACCGGCGCGTGGTCGGGCAGGACGTGGCCGTCGAGACGGTGGCCGACGCGGTACGCGCCGGGCGGGCCGGCCTCGCCCACCCGGACCGGCCGGTCGGCTCGTTCCTGTTCCTCGGCCCGACCGGTGTGGGCAAGACCGAGCTCGCACGGGCCCTCGCCGAGGCCCTCTTCGGCAGCGACGACGCGCTCCTGCGGTTCGACATGAGCGAGTACTCCGACCGCAGCAGCGCGTTCCGGCTGGTCGGCGCCCCGCCCGGGCACGTCGGCTACGACGACGCCGGGCAGCTCACCGAGGCCGTGCGCCGCACCCGCTACGCCGTGCTCCTGCTCGACGAGATCGAGAAGGCGAACGCCGAGGTGATCAACACGCTCCTGCAGGTGCTCGACGCCGGGCGGCTCACCGACTCCCACGGCCGCACCGTCGACTTCACCCACACCGTGGTGATCATGACGAGCAACCTCGGCGCCGACCGCCTGCTCGCTGCCGCGGGCCGGCCGGTCGAGGAGGTGCGCGAGGGCGTGCTCGCCATCGCGCGCCTGCACTTCCGGCCCGAGTTCCTCAACCGCGTGGACGACATCGTGCTCTTCTCCGCCCTCGACCGCGCGGAGCTGCGGCGCATCACCGAGATGCTGCTCGCGGGCACCGCCGACCGGCTGCGCGCACAGGGCATCGAGCTCGAGGCCACCCCCGCGGCGATCGACTGGCTGGCCGAGCGCGGCCACCAGCCCGAGCTCGGGGCCCGGCCGCTGCGGCGCACGATCGCCCGCGAGGTGGACCGCACGCTCTCCCGGCTGATCATCGCCGGGGATCTGGGGCCCGGCAGGCGCGTGGTGGCGGACGTGCGCGACGGGGCGCTGGTGCTGCAACCGCAGCAGCGCTGAGCCGCCCGGTCAGGCGCCCGTCGAGCTGATCAGGTCGGCGACCCGCTGCGGCTCGTCGACCTGGACGTAGTGCCGCGCCGTCGGGAGCAGGTGCAGCTCGGAGGTCGGGAAGAGGCGGTGCAGGCGCTTCGCGACCCGCCGGTTCAGGTACGGGTCGGCCGCGCCGAACACGATCCGGACCGGCCGGTCGAAGTCGCGCAGCCGGCCCGAGCGCAGCCGCCGGCTGACGACCGTGCCCAACAGGTCGTCGTTGAGCCGCCAGAACGCCGGACGCGCGGCCCGGAAGTCCGCGTAGAGCTGCGGGACGAGCTCGGCGCGCACATCCGCGTCACGGATGAACCGGCCGACCTGCCAGGTGAACAGACGCTCGTCGAGCCGCTCGTTGCGCCGGACCACCGCCCGGGCGAGGTTGCGGAGCACCGGGGTGGAGTAGAGCGCGATCGCCTCCGGGGCGCGCAACGCCGGGTGCCAGCCGTAGTAGGTGTTGAGCAGCACCAGCCCGGCCACGCGCCGCGGGTGGGAGAACGCCCAGTCGATCGCGGGCGGGCCGGAGGCGTCGTGCGCCACCAGCACCGCCTCGTCGAGGTCGAGCGCGTCCATCACCGCGCCGACCTCGCCGATCTGGTTGGTCGCCGTGTGCGGATATCCGACCGGCTTGTCGGAACGTCCCCAGCCCAGGAAGTCGAACGTGACGACCCGCCGCCCGTCGAGGAAGGGCAGCACCCGGTCGTAGAGGTGCCGGTTGTCGGGGAAGCCGTGCATGAGCACGATCGCGGGTTCGTCGCCGGGGCGCTCCTCGACGTGGATCCGGTGGCCGTGGTGGTCGGCAACGAGCTCGCGGGCCATCCGATCATCCTGTCGGAGCCGGTCGCATTGCGGCAATTCTCCTCGGCGCGAACAGATCGAATACCGACGACGATCACTTCACGACGCGGTAGATCAGGTGGGTTGCCGGCGGTGTGTCGACCACGCTCTCCACCTCCAGCCGGATGTGGTCGGGTCCGATGTCGTCGAACAGGCGCCGGCCATGGCCGAACAGCACGGGCACGAGGTGGATCCCGATCCGGTCGAGCAGGCCCGCCCGGAGGAACTGCCGGCCGAGGTCCGCACCACCCATCACGGCGACGTCCCGATCCCCGGCGACCGCGCGGGCCTGCTCCAGCGCGGCTTCGACCCCTCCCGTGACGAAGCTGTACACGCTGTCGGCGGGCACCTCCCCCGCGTCCCGGTGGGTGACGACGAACAACGGCACGCGGGCCGGCCCGGTCGGGCCGTCGGCCTGCCACCACTTCAGCGAGGTGTCGTAGGTCCGCCGCCCGCAGATGATGGCGCCCAGGCCGGGGAGGGCCGCGGCCAGCAGCCGGTTGCTACCCGGGTCGGCACCCATCGCCCATTCCGTCAGCCGCTGACCGCCCGGCCCGAGCGGCTCGTCGGGTGTACTACCGGTAGCGCTGAAAAAGCCGTCCAGCGACATGCTGATGTCGAACATCACCGTGCTCATCGAACTCCCTCGGCCGCGAATGGCGTTGATCGCCAGACTGGCCGATCGCGAGTGGCAGAGCCGTGTCACTCCGGTGAAACACCGTATTCGGTAACGGCGGCGCGCACCGAGGCGTCGCACACCGAATTCTGCCGTCACACATCAACTGGAGTCGGTGTGTGAATACCGAAATCGGTGTGTGAGCACCGGCCGCGCCTCAGGGCAGTTCCGATTCCAGTCGCTGCAGGTATCCGGCGAACCGGGTGGCGTCTTCCGGGTCCCAGCCGGCCGTCAGTCGGGCGAAAGCCTCCTCCTGCCAGGCGTGCGAACCGGTCAGCAGCTCGTGGCCGGCCGGGGTGAGGGTGAGGACGGCACGCCGCGCGTCGGCCGCAGACGCCCGGCGCTCCAGGTACCCGTGCTCCACCGCCGCGGTCACGAACCGGCTGGCGCCGGAGCGGTCGATGCCCAGCTGGTGCGCGACGTCGGTCACCGCCACCTCGGGGTCGTGCCGGGACGCGGCGGCCACGGCGTCGAGCACGAGGATGTCCTGCACACGGCGCTGTTCCCCGGTCAGCTCCTCCGAGGCCTGCAGGATCCAGCGGCGCGACCAGTACCGCACGAGGCGGAACAGCGCTGCCCCCGGCCTTCCCTCCACGGACCCCTCCTTGTGCGTGCGATACGCACACAATAGCGTGTGCGATGTGCACGCATCTATGAGGGGGCGGGAGCTCGCGTTCGCCGCGCTGCTCCTCGGCATGCTGGTGTCGCAGCTGGAGGGCACGATCGTGGTGGCGGCCCTGCCGGCGATCGGTGCCGACCTCGGGCAGCCCGAGGCCGCGCCCGCCGTCTTCACCACCTCCCTGCTCGCGGTCACCGTGTCGACCCCGGTCCACGGGGCGCTCGGTGACCGGCTCGGACGCAGGGCCGTGTTCGTCGCAGCTTTGCTGCTGTTCACGGCCGGCTCGCTGGCCTCGGCGGTCGCGCCGACGTTCCCGGCCCTCCTCGCCGCCCGCGTGCTGCAGGGCATCGGCGGCGGCGGTCTGGTCGTCACCGCGATCAGCGCGCTCGGCGAGCTATTCGACGCCCGCGAGCGCATCGGCCGTCAGATCTGGAGCACCGCCGTGTTCGCCGTCTCGTCGCTCGCCGGGCCGCCGCTGGGCGGGCTGGTGGCCGCCACCGCGGGCTGGCGCTGGGTGTTCGCGCTGCCCCTGCCGATCTGCGCCGTCGCGCTGGCGCTGGGATGGCGGTCGGTGCCGCGGCGGCGGGAGCGCCGGGCGGGCTCGTTCGACGTCGCAGGAGCCGCGCTGGTCGCGGTGGGAGGCGCCGCACTGGTCGCGCTCGGGTCGAGCGACGCACTGGGCAGCGACCCGCTCCGGGCGCCGGTGCTCGTCGGCGCGGTACTGGTCTGCGCCGCCGCGTTCGTGCACGTCGAGCGGCGCGCAGCGAACCCGCTCGTCCCGCCCCGCCTGTTCGCGATCGCCCCGCTCGCCCGCGCCGTGGCGGTCACCGCGCTCTCGGGCGTCGCCCTGTTCGGGACGTTCGCGTTCGTCCCGCTCGCACTGGCCACCGGCCTCGGCACGGGAACCGCGGTCACGGGCACCCTGCTGCTCGCCCTCACGGGGGGCCAGCTCGCGGCGAGCACGGCGTTCTCGGTGCTGGCCCGCCGCCGTCCGGCGCTCGCGCCGTGGGGCCGGCTCGCGCTGGCGCTCGGCATCGCAGGCCTCGGACTGCTCGCCGCGCTCCCCCAGCTCGACGGCGGGCCGCTCGCTCACGCCGTGGCCGTGGTGGCACTCGCCATGGCAGGCGCGGCGCTCGGCCTCAGCATGGCGGCGTACACGCTGCTGGGAATGGGCCTGGCGCCGGCCGACGGCATGGGCGCGACGATGGCGACGCTGATGTTCGCCCGCCAGCTGGGCGGCTCGCTGGGCGCGGCCGCGTTCGGCTGGCTCCTGCTCGCCGCGCCCGATCCGGCCGCAGGCCTGACCGCCGTACTCGCCGTCGCCGCCGCCGTGGTCGCCGCGGCACTCGTGATCGCCCCGCGTCAGCCGGCCGTGGATCGCGCCGGGGTCACGCCTCCAGCACCTCCCGGAACGACCGGGGCGGACGCCCGGTGACGTCCCGCACGACCGACGTGGTGCGGTCCTCGGCGCCGTGGGCGATCATGGCGTCCAGCGCGGCGAGCACGGCGGCGAAGTCGGCCGGGTACCCGGCGCCGACGAAGCGCTCGGTCAGCTCCGCCACGCCGACGGCCCGGTGCCGCACGGGCCGCCCCATGACCTCGCTCAGGATCGTGGCGACGTCGGCGTAGCTCAGGGCCTCGGGGCCGGTGAGCACGTACTCGCCGACGTGCGGCTCCTCGTCGGCGAGTACGTGCGCGGCCACCGCCGCGATGTCGCCCGCGTCGACGAAGGCGACGCGGCCGCTGCCGGTCGCCGAGACGATCTCGCCGTCGGCCCGCGCGGACCTGGCGTGCGGGTGGTCGCCGAGGAAGTTCTGCATGAACCACGACGGACGCAGCACCGTGGGCTCCGGGACCGCGGCGCACACCATCCGGTGCAGCTCGCCCAGTCCGGGCGCGCCCTCCGGCACCGCGGAGGAGCTGAGCAGCACCACCCGCCGCACGCCGCGTTCCCGTGCCGTTTCGAGGAACGGCGCCACGAGCGGCGCGGGGTCGGCGACGCCGATGGGGGCCACCAGGTAGACGCCGCGCACCCCGTCCAGCGCGTCGGCGTGCGTGCCGGGGTCGGCCCACTCGAAGCGGACCTGCCCCTTCCCCGGACGGCGACTCGCCACGCGCACCGGAACGCCACGCTCTCGGACGGCGGCGACGACCCGGCTGCCGGTGGTCCCGGTGCCGCCCGTGACGAGGACCGTCACCGGCCACCGCCGGCGAACGCGGTCAGGTCCTCCACGCCACCGAGCGCCTCCGCCGCGGCGACCGGGCTCCAGTAGTCGCGGTAGCCGGTGATCTCGCCGTCCCGCACGGTGATCACCGAGATGTAGCGCATCCGGTACGGCCGCCCGGTGCGCACGGCGGTGCCGTCCACCTCGAACTCGACGACCACGACGTCCGGATCGACGGTCTGGTGCACCGTCCGGCTGGTGATCGCCCGCAGGTCGACGTGGTCGGTGTAGTCGCGCAGGTACTCCGCGACCGCGGCGCGCCCCTCCAGGCGCTGCGGGTACCCGGCGGGCGCGAACGGGAACTCGATCGTCCCGTCGACGGCCCACAGCCCCGCGAACCCCGCCATGTCGTGCGCGAGCAGCAGGTCCATGGCCCGGTCGACGACCTCGAGTGTTGTCATCGTGAACCTCTCTTTAACGGACGGGACGGTCCCGTCCCGACGAACGTAACACGGGACGGGACCGTCCCGTCCGTGCCATACTCGGCAGTCGTGAAGCGAACGCCGACCGGAGCGGCCGTCCTCCAGCCCGAGGTCACCGCGGCCATCACCGAGGCCGTGCTCGACGAGCTGGCCGACACCGGCTACGGCAAGCTCTCGATGGAGGCCGTCGCCCGGCGGGCGGGCGTCGGCAAGAGCGCGCTCTACCGGCGCTGGCCGTCGAAGCAGGAGATGGTCATGGCCGTGCTGGCCGACTTCAGCCTCGAACTGGCGACGGCACCCGACACCGGCTCGCTGCGCGGCGACCTCGTCACCCTCCTGCGCGCGCTGACGGACTGGCTCACCCACCCCCGCTTCTCGCGGATCCTCCCCGACCTGGCCGCCGAGGGAGTCCGCAACCCGGAGGTCGCGGAGGCCGTGCGCGCGGCGATCGGCGAGCCGCGGCGCAGGGTCGGCGCCGCCGTGCTGCGCCGCGCCGTCGATCGTGGTGAGCTGTCGGCCGACACCGACCTCGAGATGGCCCTCGACCTGATCGCCGCGCCCGTCTACTGGCGGCTCTCGGTCCGCAGGGCCCCGGCCGAGCCCGGGTACCTCGACCACCTCGCCGACGTCGTGCTGCGCGCGTTGAAGGGGGATCCGTCATGACGCTGCTGCTCTCGCGCCGGGACCTGGAGTTCCTGCTCTACGACTGGCTCGACGCCGAGTCCCTGCACAGCGAGCACTCCCGCGAGACCTTCGACGCCGTGCTCGACCTCGCCGCCGAGGTGGCCGCGGAGCACTTCGCGCCGCACAACAAGCGGGCCGACGCCGAGGAGCCCACCTTCGACGGCGGCCGCGTCCACATGATCCCCGAGGTCCGCAAGGCCCTCGACGTGCTCGCGCAGACCGGGCTGGTCGCGAGCAGCACCGAGCTGCCGCACGTCGTCTCCACCGCGGCCTTCGCGTACTTCCAGGCCGCCAACCCGGGCACGTGGGCCTACCCGTTCCTGACGATCGCGGCCGCCAACCTGCTGCGCGCGCACGGCACGCCCGAGCAGGTCGAGACGTACGTGGAGCCGATGGTCGAGGGCCGCTTCCACGGCACCATGTGCCTCTCCGAGCCGCAGGCGGGCTCGTCGCTGGCCGACATCACCACCCGCGCCGAACCACAGGCCGACGGCACGTACCGGCTGTTCGGCAACAAGATGTGGATCTCCGCGGGCGAGCACGAGCTCGGCGAGAACATCGTCCACCTCGTGCTCGCCAAGATCCCCGGCGGACCACCTGGCGTGAAGGGCATCTCGCTGTTCCTCGTGCCGAAGCTCCTGCCCGACGGGCGGCGCAACGACATCGCGCTCGCCGGGCTCAACCACAAGATGGGCTACCGAGGCACCACCAACACCCTGCTCAACTTCGGCGAGGGCGCGGGCGCCGTCGGCCAGCTCGTCGGGCCGGAGCACGGCGGGCTGGCCTGCATGTTCCACATGATGAACGAGGCCAGGGTCGGCGTCGGCGCGGGCGCGGCCGCCCTCGGCTACACCGGCTACCTCAAGTCCCTCGACTACGCCCGCACCCGCACCCAGGGCCGGGCGACGTCCGCGAAGGACCCGGCCGCGCCGCCCGTCCCGATCATCGAGCACCCGGACGTCCGACGGATGCTGCTCGCGCAGAAGTGCTACGCCGAGGGCGCCCTCGCGCTGGTGCTCTACTGCGGCCGCCTGCTCGACGACCAGAACACCGGCCCCGACCCGGACCGCGCCCGGCTCCTGCTCGACGTGCTCACCCCGATCGCGAAGAGCTGGCCGTCGCAGTGGTGCGTGGCGGCCAACGACCTGGCCATCCAGGTGCACGGCGGCTACGGCTACACCCGCGAGTACGACGTCGAGCAGCACTACCGCGACAACCGGCTCAACCCGATCCACGAGGGCACCCACGGCATCCAGGCCCTCGACCTCCTCGGTCGCAAGGTCGTCATCCAGGGCGGCGCCGGGCTGGCCCTGCTGCGCGAGATCGTCGCCGCCACGTGCGCCCGCGCCACCACCGGCGAGGCGGCCGAGCTGGCCGCCCAGCTCGACGCGGTGTGGGACCGGATCGTCGCGGTCACCGCGCGCATCCACGCCGACCCCCACCCGGAGCGGCTGGCCGACGCCACCACCTACCTGGAGGCCGTCGGCCACGCCGCCGTCGCGTGGATCTGGCTCGAGCAGTACCTGGCCTGCGGCGACCGGGACGAGCCGTTCCACCGCGGGAAGCGGCAGGCGGCCCGCTACTTCTTCCGCCGCGAGCTGCCCCGCACCGGCCCGCAGCTCGACCTGCTCGCCGCGCTCGACCGCACCACGGTGGAGATGGAACCCGACTGGTTCTAGTCCTCCCAGCCCTCAGCGCGACTGCAGCGCGTCGAGCGCCACCGTCATGGCCGCAGCCAACCGGAAGTCGACGCGCGGGTCGGGCACGTCGATGACGTAGCGGTCCCGGATCGCCTTGCGCCGTTCGCTGGACAGCACCGGCTGCCCGGTGGCGGTGTCGACGAAGTCGAAGTGGAAGACGAACGGCACCCAGACGTCGCCGAGGTACGGGATGAAGTCCCACACCCGCCGCAGGACGGCGATGACGGGCCTGCGCTCCTTGCCGACGGCCTCGTAGCCCGGGCCGGCCATCGTCCACGTCGAGCGCAGCAGGCTGGCGCCGAACTCCTTGCGGAAGTAGCCGAGCGCGTTGCCGTACTCGTCGAACACGTCGTGCTCGGCGCGCACGTCGAGCCGCTGGCGGGCCTTGAACGAGAACACCGCGCGCGACCGCGACTCGTCCGAGTAGAAGACGACCTCCTCCTTCAGCTTCATCCGTTTCTGCTGCGCGAACGCGAGCAGCGGGCCCTCACTGCCGTCGGGGGCGGCGCCGCGGATCTCGTAGCGGTTGACCATCATCGTGATCCGCTGGCGGATGAAGAACCGCGGGACGTGCATCGGGCCGGTCATGCGCGGGAGTCTGGCAGCTGGATCTTTCACCCCGCACCTGCCACTGACACTCTGTGACCATGGGCATGCGCAGCGGCACCCTGATCCGCAGGCGGCAGCTCGCGCGGATCCTGCGCGACCTGCGGCGGAGGTCCGGCTTCACCATCGAGGACCTCGCTCCCCAGCTGGACTTCTCCGCGAGCAAGCTCAGCCGCATCGAGAACGCCCACCAGGGCGTCGACGTCCACGTGGTGCGCACGATGATGGACATCTTCGGCGTCACCGGTGACCAGTGGGAGGCCCTCCTCACCCTCACCCGCGAGGCCAGCGCCAAGGGCTGGTGGCGCGCCTACGGGCTCGACGACCAGGGCTACGTGCCGCTGGAGGCCGAGGCGAGCGCCGTGCGCGAGTACACCGTGAACTACCTGCCCGGCCTGCTGCAGACCGCGGACTACGCGCGGGCCCTGTTCGAGAGCTCCCTGCACGTCGGCAGCCGGGCCGTGCGCGAGAACGACGTCGAGGTCCGCATGATCCGCCAGCAGCGCCTCACGGATCCGGAGAACCCGCTGACGCTCGTCGCAGTGATCGAGGAGGCCGCGGTGCGGCGGGTGATCGGCGACCCCGACGTGATGTGCGCCCAGCTCGCGCACGTGCTGGAGGCCGCTGAGCTCGAAACGGTCACCGTGCAGGTGCTGCCGTCGGGCGTGGGCGCGCACCCGAGCGTGACCGGCGCATTCATCGTGCTCAGCTTCGAGCGCATGGGAGAACCGGACATCGGCTACGTCGAGCACCCGATGGGCTCGATTCACATCGAGAAGGCCGAGGACGTCGCCAGGGGTAGGGTCGTGTTCGACCACCTGCGGTCGCGCGCGCTGAGCCCGGAGGAGTCGGCAGCCCTGATCGAGCGGGTGGCCACGCAGATGTGAGGCCGCGACGCGAAGAGGTGCTTGATGCCCACCCCCACCTTCGACGGCCTGGTCTGGCGCAAGAGCAGCTTCAGCGGCAGCGGCGGCGCCAGCAGCGGCTGCGTAGAGGTGGCCCCGCTCCTCGGCGGCGGCATGGCGGTCCGCGACACGAAGGACCGCTCCCGGGCGGCGCACCTCCACTCGACCCCGGCCTGGCAGGCATTCCTGCGGGGGGTCCGCGCGGGCGAGTTCAACCGGACGATCTAGGTCACTTCGACTTCACAGACCCAGCCTGAACTTCACACAGGGCCCGCCCTGTGTGAAGTCCGCGCTGGGTCTGTGAAGTGACGCCTAGCCCGCTCGCCTGGGAAGGACTAGCCGCCTGTGGATCGCGTGTAGGGCCAGGACCAGGAGCGCTGGGAGGACTACGACCGCCCCGGGTAGGAGTATCGCCAGCAGGATCGCGACCGCCGTCACCAGCAGCGCCGCCAAGGCGGCCGCCGGGGCCTGGAGCAGGTCCGTCCACCCACCGGCCAGCGCGGCGCGCCAGGTGCCACCGGCCAGGCGGGGAATCGCGAGGAGGACCACCGCCGTCAGGCACGCGATCGCCACCCCGAACACCGCCAGCACCGCGCCGCCGCCGGGCACCACGCCGTCGCGCAGCCAGGCGACCTGCTGGGAGACCACGAGCACGGCGAGCACCCCGATCACGCTCACCGGGATCCCGGGCAGCAGCCGTCTCACGAGCTCGGCGCCCATCGCCCGCCACGTGGGCAGGTCGTCGTGGTCGGCCCAGTGCCCGACGGCCGTGGACAGGGTGGCCACCACCGCACCGACCGTCAGCACCGGAAGGCTCACCAGCACCGCGACGATGCCGAGCAGGCACAGCTCCGCGATGCGGCGGAGCTGCTCCTTCCAGCCCCGGACGGGCACGGCCGAGCTCAACCCTTGATACCGCTGGTGTTGATCCCGTCCACGATGAGCCGCTGGAACACCAGGAAGAACAGGAACACCGGCACCAACGACAGCACCGACATCGCGAACATCGGGGCGATGGCGGCCTGCCCGCTCGAGTCGAGGAACAGGCGCAGGCCGATCGGCACCGTGTAGGAGTCGAGGTCGTTGAGGTAGACGAGCTGGGTGAAGAAGTCGTTCCAGGTCCAGATGAACGAGAACACCGCGGTGGTGACCAGCGCCGGCTTGGTGAGCGGCAGCACCACGAAGAAGAACCGCCGGTAGGGCCCGCACCCGTCGATCTCGGCCGCCTCGTCGAGGCTGCGCGGGATGCCCCGCATGAACTGCACCATGAGGAACACGAAGAACGCCTCGGTGGCGAGGAACTTCGGCACGATCAGCGGCAGCGGGGTGTTGATCCACTCCAGGCTGTTGAACAGCACGTACTGCGGCACGATC includes:
- a CDS encoding alpha/beta fold hydrolase; translation: MARELVADHHGHRIHVEERPGDEPAIVLMHGFPDNRHLYDRVLPFLDGRRVVTFDFLGWGRSDKPVGYPHTATNQIGEVGAVMDALDLDEAVLVAHDASGPPAIDWAFSHPRRVAGLVLLNTYYGWHPALRAPEAIALYSTPVLRNLARAVVRRNERLDERLFTWQVGRFIRDADVRAELVPQLYADFRAARPAFWRLNDDLLGTVVSRRLRSGRLRDFDRPVRIVFGAADPYLNRRVAKRLHRLFPTSELHLLPTARHYVQVDEPQRVADLISSTGA
- a CDS encoding dihydrofolate reductase family protein — protein: MSTVMFDISMSLDGFFSATGSTPDEPLGPGGQRLTEWAMGADPGSNRLLAAALPGLGAIICGRRTYDTSLKWWQADGPTGPARVPLFVVTHRDAGEVPADSVYSFVTGGVEAALEQARAVAGDRDVAVMGGADLGRQFLRAGLLDRIGIHLVPVLFGHGRRLFDDIGPDHIRLEVESVVDTPPATHLIYRVVK
- a CDS encoding MarR family winged helix-turn-helix transcriptional regulator, whose protein sequence is MEGRPGAALFRLVRYWSRRWILQASEELTGEQRRVQDILVLDAVAAASRHDPEVAVTDVAHQLGIDRSGASRFVTAAVEHGYLERRASAADARRAVLTLTPAGHELLTGSHAWQEEAFARLTAGWDPEDATRFAGYLQRLESELP
- a CDS encoding MFS transporter yields the protein MHASMRGRELAFAALLLGMLVSQLEGTIVVAALPAIGADLGQPEAAPAVFTTSLLAVTVSTPVHGALGDRLGRRAVFVAALLLFTAGSLASAVAPTFPALLAARVLQGIGGGGLVVTAISALGELFDARERIGRQIWSTAVFAVSSLAGPPLGGLVAATAGWRWVFALPLPICAVALALGWRSVPRRRERRAGSFDVAGAALVAVGGAALVALGSSDALGSDPLRAPVLVGAVLVCAAAFVHVERRAANPLVPPRLFAIAPLARAVAVTALSGVALFGTFAFVPLALATGLGTGTAVTGTLLLALTGGQLAASTAFSVLARRRPALAPWGRLALALGIAGLGLLAALPQLDGGPLAHAVAVVALAMAGAALGLSMAAYTLLGMGLAPADGMGATMATLMFARQLGGSLGAAAFGWLLLAAPDPAAGLTAVLAVAAAVVAAALVIAPRQPAVDRAGVTPPAPPGTTGADAR
- a CDS encoding NmrA family NAD(P)-binding protein — translated: MTVLVTGGTGTTGSRVVAAVRERGVPVRVASRRPGKGQVRFEWADPGTHADALDGVRGVYLVAPIGVADPAPLVAPFLETARERGVRRVVLLSSSAVPEGAPGLGELHRMVCAAVPEPTVLRPSWFMQNFLGDHPHARSARADGEIVSATGSGRVAFVDAGDIAAVAAHVLADEEPHVGEYVLTGPEALSYADVATILSEVMGRPVRHRAVGVAELTERFVGAGYPADFAAVLAALDAMIAHGAEDRTTSVVRDVTGRPPRSFREVLEA
- a CDS encoding nuclear transport factor 2 family protein → MTTLEVVDRAMDLLLAHDMAGFAGLWAVDGTIEFPFAPAGYPQRLEGRAAVAEYLRDYTDHVDLRAITSRTVHQTVDPDVVVVEFEVDGTAVRTGRPYRMRYISVITVRDGEITGYRDYWSPVAAAEALGGVEDLTAFAGGGR
- a CDS encoding TetR/AcrR family transcriptional regulator; this translates as MKRTPTGAAVLQPEVTAAITEAVLDELADTGYGKLSMEAVARRAGVGKSALYRRWPSKQEMVMAVLADFSLELATAPDTGSLRGDLVTLLRALTDWLTHPRFSRILPDLAAEGVRNPEVAEAVRAAIGEPRRRVGAAVLRRAVDRGELSADTDLEMALDLIAAPVYWRLSVRRAPAEPGYLDHLADVVLRALKGDPS
- a CDS encoding acyl-CoA dehydrogenase; protein product: MTLLLSRRDLEFLLYDWLDAESLHSEHSRETFDAVLDLAAEVAAEHFAPHNKRADAEEPTFDGGRVHMIPEVRKALDVLAQTGLVASSTELPHVVSTAAFAYFQAANPGTWAYPFLTIAAANLLRAHGTPEQVETYVEPMVEGRFHGTMCLSEPQAGSSLADITTRAEPQADGTYRLFGNKMWISAGEHELGENIVHLVLAKIPGGPPGVKGISLFLVPKLLPDGRRNDIALAGLNHKMGYRGTTNTLLNFGEGAGAVGQLVGPEHGGLACMFHMMNEARVGVGAGAAALGYTGYLKSLDYARTRTQGRATSAKDPAAPPVPIIEHPDVRRMLLAQKCYAEGALALVLYCGRLLDDQNTGPDPDRARLLLDVLTPIAKSWPSQWCVAANDLAIQVHGGYGYTREYDVEQHYRDNRLNPIHEGTHGIQALDLLGRKVVIQGGAGLALLREIVAATCARATTGEAAELAAQLDAVWDRIVAVTARIHADPHPERLADATTYLEAVGHAAVAWIWLEQYLACGDRDEPFHRGKRQAARYFFRRELPRTGPQLDLLAALDRTTVEMEPDWF
- a CDS encoding helix-turn-helix domain-containing protein; this translates as MGMRSGTLIRRRQLARILRDLRRRSGFTIEDLAPQLDFSASKLSRIENAHQGVDVHVVRTMMDIFGVTGDQWEALLTLTREASAKGWWRAYGLDDQGYVPLEAEASAVREYTVNYLPGLLQTADYARALFESSLHVGSRAVRENDVEVRMIRQQRLTDPENPLTLVAVIEEAAVRRVIGDPDVMCAQLAHVLEAAELETVTVQVLPSGVGAHPSVTGAFIVLSFERMGEPDIGYVEHPMGSIHIEKAEDVARGRVVFDHLRSRALSPEESAALIERVATQM
- a CDS encoding DUF397 domain-containing protein; its protein translation is MPTPTFDGLVWRKSSFSGSGGASSGCVEVAPLLGGGMAVRDTKDRSRAAHLHSTPAWQAFLRGVRAGEFNRTI
- a CDS encoding carbohydrate ABC transporter permease, producing the protein MATTTVAPVATSPAAPGPAGQKGRWYEGIAAHVVLIAILLVALYPIAYMFGTSFKSPQEILNNVNVFPRQFSPGNYVDGWNGIPGVTFGTFFLNSAVVAIGVVVGNALACSLAAFAFARLKFPLRGFWFAIMIGTLLLPHHVLIVPQYVLFNSLEWINTPLPLIVPKFLATEAFFVFLMVQFMRGIPRSLDEAAEIDGCGPYRRFFFVVLPLTKPALVTTAVFSFIWTWNDFFTQLVYLNDLDSYTVPIGLRLFLDSSGQAAIAPMFAMSVLSLVPVFLFFLVFQRLIVDGINTSGIKG